One Litorilinea aerophila genomic window carries:
- a CDS encoding ABC transporter permease, whose protein sequence is MTRYMVQRSIYLLFLLWMVTIVTFVVIQLPPGDYLSTYISRLEQQAGDVITEEMIQALKAQYGLDLPMHERYLKWLGSVFRGDFGFSYEWQKPVGELIRERLALSFTVAILSTLVTYAIAIPIGIYSATHQYSLGDYVITVWGFLGLAIPNFMLALVFLFLAFKLFGANLSGLFSPEYIDAPWSTAKVIDMLKHLPIPILVLSTSGAAGLIRVLRATLLDELQKQYVITARAKGVSETRLLFKYPVRVALNPLISNLAWLFPALISGGTIVDIVLGLPTAGPMLFRALISQDTFLSASILLFMSILTVIGTTVSDILLVVVDPRIRMEKGTE, encoded by the coding sequence ATGACGCGCTACATGGTCCAGCGGTCAATCTACCTGCTCTTTCTCCTCTGGATGGTCACCATTGTTACCTTTGTGGTCATTCAGCTCCCGCCAGGCGACTATTTGTCCACCTATATCAGCCGCCTTGAGCAACAGGCTGGTGATGTCATCACCGAGGAGATGATCCAGGCGCTCAAGGCCCAATATGGGCTCGATCTGCCCATGCACGAACGCTACTTGAAATGGCTGGGATCCGTGTTTCGCGGAGATTTCGGTTTTTCCTACGAGTGGCAAAAACCCGTGGGGGAGCTCATTCGGGAACGGTTGGCCCTTTCCTTTACGGTGGCCATCCTGAGCACGTTAGTCACCTATGCCATCGCGATTCCCATCGGCATCTACTCGGCCACCCACCAATATTCGTTGGGGGATTATGTGATCACCGTGTGGGGATTCCTGGGGCTAGCCATTCCCAACTTCATGCTGGCGCTGGTCTTTCTCTTCCTGGCTTTTAAGCTCTTCGGCGCCAACTTGAGCGGCCTCTTTTCGCCCGAATATATCGATGCGCCCTGGAGCACCGCCAAGGTCATCGACATGCTGAAGCACCTGCCCATTCCCATCCTGGTACTCAGTACCAGCGGCGCAGCCGGCCTGATCCGGGTCCTGCGGGCCACACTCCTGGACGAGCTGCAGAAGCAATATGTCATCACCGCTCGAGCCAAGGGCGTCAGCGAGACCCGGCTCCTGTTCAAGTATCCTGTGCGGGTGGCTTTGAACCCGCTGATCAGCAATCTGGCGTGGCTGTTTCCCGCCCTGATCTCGGGGGGCACCATCGTGGATATTGTCCTGGGGCTGCCTACGGCCGGGCCTATGTTGTTCCGTGCCCTGATCTCGCAGGATACTTTTCTGTCCGCCTCGATTCTCCTGTTTATGAGCATCCTCACCGTGATCGGAACCACGGTGTCGGACATTCTGCTGGTGGTGGTAGATCCCCGGATCCGCATGGAGAAAGGGACCGAATGA
- a CDS encoding ABC transporter substrate-binding protein — MSHKRLFLLVSLLAFLALMLAACGRRNQTPTPAPTAQAEAPVQAPAATQGDASAETAANSEAAGAETTGAEDTSDRTYPFQYGTLAEYEAATGNTITQFNESPLLAQKVANGELPPVEERLPKEPVVVQPLFAVGEYGGELAGPATSPTCCGWDEIEVRLQKLFTIGPDLVTIIPNIAKGYEISDDQTTYTIYLREGHRWSDGEPFTAEDFRFYYEDVVSNPELSPVPPSLYLVGGELAKFEVIDETTVRYTFAEPNPGFIVALGSEFGNRGFLPAHYFKQFHIDYNPDANTLAEEQGYADWVELFNAKKVPYNYTWNLGAETDPYAPTLNTFVFAREDSFGNKYYERNPYFFKVDVAGNQLPYTDSVRRILVEDLQVQDLKAIAGEYTHHGWGKLLSVPTYRENEEAGNYRTVMVPYERGNEYAIMFNFTVEDPVLREIFWDPRFRQAMSLAINREEINQLVYFGLATPSQAAPTPNSLYYEPWMTDYYAEYDPERANQLLDEMGLDQRDASGYRLRPDGETLFLNFQVSVPEEAWQKIGELVTDYWNAVGVKTNYKIIDVGLYNELRDGNAVQLAGWALDITDIEDISNGLGNLRPYWGARASGHPWQEWLLEQERKEKAQQAGEGTEAQSQEAGEEEIVGEEPPDEIKELWELGEQYLALPYRSEEQIAVGKEFYRKAFEPLYMIGTIQRPPQPLLFKKNLCNTPPEGTQGVWSWSYRQWVLYMPEQWYFASDGECP; from the coding sequence ATGTCTCACAAACGACTCTTCCTGCTCGTGAGCCTGCTGGCCTTTCTGGCTTTGATGCTGGCTGCCTGTGGCCGGCGAAACCAGACACCCACGCCGGCGCCAACAGCCCAGGCAGAAGCGCCCGTCCAGGCACCGGCTGCAACCCAGGGCGACGCTTCTGCGGAAACGGCCGCCAATTCGGAAGCCGCCGGTGCAGAGACCACCGGTGCAGAAGATACATCCGACCGGACGTACCCCTTCCAGTATGGCACCCTGGCCGAATACGAGGCGGCTACGGGCAACACCATCACCCAATTCAATGAATCTCCCCTTCTGGCTCAAAAGGTAGCCAACGGTGAACTACCGCCGGTGGAAGAGCGACTCCCCAAGGAGCCAGTGGTGGTTCAGCCCCTCTTCGCCGTGGGAGAATATGGCGGTGAACTGGCCGGCCCTGCCACCAGCCCCACCTGCTGCGGCTGGGATGAAATCGAGGTCCGCCTGCAGAAGCTCTTTACCATCGGCCCGGATCTGGTCACCATCATTCCCAATATCGCGAAGGGCTACGAGATCTCCGACGATCAGACCACCTATACCATCTACCTGCGGGAAGGGCATCGGTGGTCGGATGGAGAGCCCTTCACGGCCGAGGATTTCCGCTTCTACTACGAGGATGTGGTGTCTAACCCGGAACTGAGTCCCGTGCCGCCCTCCCTCTACCTGGTCGGCGGCGAGCTGGCCAAATTCGAGGTTATCGACGAGACGACCGTCCGCTACACCTTTGCCGAGCCCAACCCCGGTTTCATCGTGGCCCTGGGCTCAGAATTTGGCAATCGGGGCTTCCTCCCGGCCCATTACTTCAAACAGTTCCACATCGACTACAACCCCGACGCCAATACCCTGGCCGAAGAGCAAGGTTACGCCGACTGGGTAGAACTTTTCAACGCCAAGAAGGTCCCCTACAACTATACCTGGAACCTGGGCGCAGAGACCGACCCCTACGCGCCCACCCTGAACACCTTCGTCTTTGCACGGGAAGATTCCTTCGGCAACAAGTATTACGAACGGAATCCCTACTTCTTCAAAGTTGACGTCGCCGGCAACCAGCTCCCCTACACGGATAGCGTACGGCGGATCCTGGTGGAGGACCTGCAGGTCCAGGACTTAAAGGCCATTGCCGGGGAATATACCCACCACGGATGGGGCAAGCTGCTCAGCGTCCCCACCTATCGGGAAAACGAAGAGGCCGGCAACTACCGCACCGTGATGGTTCCCTACGAGCGGGGCAATGAATATGCCATCATGTTCAACTTCACGGTGGAGGATCCGGTATTGCGGGAGATTTTCTGGGATCCACGCTTCCGACAGGCCATGTCCCTGGCCATCAACCGGGAAGAGATCAACCAGCTGGTCTACTTCGGCCTGGCCACCCCATCCCAGGCGGCGCCAACCCCCAACTCCCTCTACTACGAACCCTGGATGACCGACTACTACGCCGAATACGACCCGGAGAGGGCCAATCAGCTCCTGGATGAAATGGGGCTCGACCAGCGGGATGCCAGCGGGTATCGCCTGCGCCCGGATGGCGAAACCCTCTTCCTCAACTTCCAGGTCTCCGTGCCCGAGGAAGCCTGGCAAAAGATCGGCGAGCTGGTCACAGACTACTGGAACGCGGTGGGCGTGAAGACCAACTACAAGATCATCGACGTAGGTCTGTACAACGAACTGCGAGATGGCAACGCCGTTCAACTCGCGGGGTGGGCGCTAGATATCACCGACATCGAAGATATCAGCAACGGGCTGGGGAACCTGCGACCGTACTGGGGTGCCCGGGCCTCCGGCCATCCATGGCAGGAGTGGCTCCTGGAGCAGGAGCGAAAGGAGAAGGCCCAACAGGCTGGCGAAGGAACCGAAGCCCAATCCCAGGAAGCCGGCGAAGAAGAAATAGTGGGCGAAGAACCGCCGGACGAGATCAAGGAACTGTGGGAGCTGGGCGAGCAGTATCTGGCCCTGCCCTACCGGTCGGAGGAGCAGATCGCCGTGGGGAAGGAATTCTATCGCAAGGCATTTGAACCGCTGTACATGATCGGCACCATCCAGCGGCCGCCCCAGCCCCTGCTCTTCAAAAAGAACCTCTGCAACACGCCGCCCGAGGGTACCCAGGGCGTCTGGAGCTGGAGCTATCGTCAGTGGGTCCTCTACATGCCCGAGCAGTGGTACTTCGCTTCCGACGGCGAATGCCCCTGA
- a CDS encoding mandelate racemase/muconate lactonizing enzyme family protein: MLIAELESRHYRIPLPTPMTDSTHGNMTHFEVVMVRLRTQNGIEGLGYTYTIGQGGAAIRSLIEEALKPVVLRKDARRVEAIWEEMWWRLHYVGRGGLASFAISAVDIAIWDLIGKHDKVPFWRLLGGHSNTVLAYIGGIDLHLSLEELLAQTRENLARGYRAIKIKVGQSHVREDVERVRAVRELIGPDIRLMVDANMRWNVETAIRTARQLQEYDVYWLEEPTIPDDVAGHARIAQEGGVPIATGENLHTLYEFRQMIQHGGIAFPEPDVTNIGGITNWLRVARLAHAHNLAVTTHGVHELHLHLLAAIPNASYLEIHSFGLERFILNPPQLQDGVMVPGEAPGHGVHFDWEALAPYLVAPRETETAPFVATA; this comes from the coding sequence ATGTTGATCGCAGAACTTGAATCAAGACATTATCGCATCCCGTTGCCCACCCCCATGACCGACTCCACCCATGGCAACATGACCCATTTCGAAGTGGTCATGGTCCGCCTTCGTACCCAAAATGGCATCGAGGGGCTGGGGTACACCTACACCATTGGCCAGGGCGGAGCAGCCATCCGCTCCTTGATCGAAGAAGCCCTGAAACCAGTGGTACTTCGCAAAGACGCTCGACGTGTTGAAGCCATCTGGGAGGAGATGTGGTGGCGGCTGCACTACGTGGGCCGGGGAGGATTGGCCAGCTTTGCCATCAGCGCCGTGGATATCGCCATCTGGGACCTGATCGGCAAGCATGACAAGGTGCCGTTTTGGCGACTCCTGGGCGGCCACAGCAATACCGTCCTGGCCTATATTGGGGGCATCGATCTGCACCTGAGCCTGGAAGAGCTGCTGGCCCAGACCCGGGAGAACCTGGCCCGGGGGTATCGCGCCATCAAAATCAAGGTCGGACAGTCCCACGTCCGAGAGGATGTCGAGCGGGTCCGTGCAGTGCGCGAGCTCATCGGCCCAGATATTCGCCTGATGGTGGATGCCAACATGCGGTGGAATGTGGAAACGGCCATTCGCACAGCCAGACAGCTTCAAGAGTACGACGTCTACTGGCTGGAAGAGCCAACCATCCCGGACGACGTGGCCGGCCATGCCCGTATCGCCCAGGAAGGCGGAGTGCCCATCGCCACAGGTGAGAACCTGCATACCCTCTACGAGTTTCGGCAGATGATCCAGCACGGAGGCATCGCCTTCCCCGAACCGGATGTCACCAACATCGGGGGGATCACCAACTGGCTGCGGGTGGCCCGGCTGGCCCATGCCCATAACCTCGCCGTGACCACCCACGGCGTCCACGAGCTGCATTTGCATCTGCTGGCGGCCATCCCCAACGCGTCCTACCTGGAAATCCACAGCTTCGGGCTGGAGCGATTTATCCTTAATCCGCCCCAGCTCCAGGATGGCGTCATGGTGCCCGGCGAGGCGCCAGGTCATGGCGTCCACTTCGACTGGGAGGCGCTGGCACCCTACCTGGTTGCTCCCCGAGAAACCGAAACAGCGCCCTTCGTGGCCACCGCCTGA
- a CDS encoding glycoside hydrolase family 117 protein, whose translation METQTHSQQPKLSAASKRALAYTKGPEWFCEFKEYDLGGDLAYQEGVVRRDPSAVIQIDDTYYVWYTKSTGETAGFGSGDPSKKVFPWDLSEIWYATSQDGWTWREQGRAIGRGPAGAFDDRSVFTPEIFVHEGKYYLVYQVVQAPYVLRVKEHVAMAVADSPDGPWRKLPAPILSPADNGIWLGEKDDRFAVVEKGDFDSHKVHDPCLIYYRDRFYLYYKGEQMGEGMTFGGREIRWGVAIADQPEGPYVKSEYNPITNSGHEVCIWPYRGGIAAVLTTDGPEKNTIQYAEDGINFEIMAVIKGAPEAMGLFRTPDHDTSPLAGIRWGLCHRYAANRNWQYIRRFETYFPRRV comes from the coding sequence ATGGAAACACAAACCCACAGCCAACAACCCAAGCTCAGCGCGGCCTCAAAGCGCGCCCTGGCCTACACCAAAGGCCCCGAATGGTTCTGCGAGTTCAAGGAGTACGACCTGGGTGGCGACCTGGCTTACCAGGAGGGCGTGGTGCGCCGCGATCCCAGCGCTGTCATCCAGATCGACGATACCTACTACGTCTGGTACACCAAAAGTACCGGCGAGACCGCAGGCTTTGGCAGCGGCGATCCGTCGAAGAAGGTCTTCCCTTGGGACCTGAGCGAAATCTGGTATGCCACTTCCCAGGACGGATGGACGTGGCGTGAACAAGGACGTGCCATCGGGCGCGGGCCCGCCGGCGCTTTCGACGACCGCTCCGTCTTTACCCCGGAAATCTTCGTCCATGAGGGCAAGTATTACCTGGTGTACCAGGTGGTCCAGGCCCCCTACGTGTTGCGGGTCAAAGAGCATGTCGCCATGGCTGTGGCGGACTCTCCAGATGGTCCCTGGCGTAAGTTGCCGGCACCCATCCTCTCCCCCGCCGACAACGGCATCTGGCTGGGCGAGAAAGACGATCGCTTTGCGGTGGTGGAAAAAGGAGACTTCGACAGCCATAAGGTTCACGACCCCTGTCTCATCTACTACCGCGACCGATTTTACCTCTACTACAAGGGAGAGCAGATGGGCGAGGGCATGACCTTCGGCGGCCGGGAGATCCGCTGGGGCGTCGCCATCGCCGATCAGCCCGAGGGCCCCTATGTGAAGAGCGAGTACAATCCCATCACCAACAGCGGTCATGAAGTGTGCATCTGGCCCTACCGGGGCGGGATCGCCGCCGTCCTCACCACCGACGGCCCCGAAAAGAACACCATCCAATACGCGGAGGATGGCATCAACTTCGAGATCATGGCTGTGATCAAAGGGGCGCCAGAGGCCATGGGCCTCTTCCGCACTCCCGACCACGACACAAGTCCCCTGGCCGGCATCCGCTGGGGACTCTGCCACCGCTACGCGGCGAACCGCAACTGGCAGTATATCCGCCGCTTTGAAACCTACTTCCCCCGAAGGGTGTAG